One segment of Opitutaceae bacterium DNA contains the following:
- a CDS encoding glycoside hydrolase yields MKYWIHIPRGISWECILLLGVLAAPLADARASDDGFALLSANGLRRQVEFFNRMEDEPVVNLVPNASAADWLAARAPRFECADPEVDEIYWFRWWALRKHLRLDAASGRRVFTEFITRSRPVSSALGHHIMEGRWLRDPAICDEYVAYWLRGNKGGPQEHFHKFSQWLAFALLERWKVTGDTRGVVDLLDDLVADYRAWEHEQMRNDGLFWQYDVRDAMEESISGGRTVKNVRPTISSYMYGNATGIAGIARLAGRSDVEEEFSRKASGLREKILATLWNPELTFFGSVDENLHPIRVREAIGFIPWYFAIPAAGQGYESAWSQFADTSGFRAPWGLMTAERRHPAFRSHGVGTCEWDGAVWPFATSQTLTALANVLADGRDAPVTRRDYFDAFVTYTRSQRREGKPYIGEYQDENTGAWLKGADPRSRWYNHSTYADLLISGMLGVRPSEANDLIVAPLLPEGTWAWFCLDGVRVRGRDITVIWDRDGGHYGKGTGLQVWVDGKVVAKVDRLEAVKVSLGGLP; encoded by the coding sequence GTGAAATACTGGATACACATTCCCCGCGGAATCTCATGGGAATGCATCCTTCTTCTGGGGGTGCTGGCGGCGCCCCTGGCGGATGCGCGCGCCTCCGACGACGGCTTTGCGCTGCTCTCGGCGAACGGGCTGCGGCGTCAGGTTGAGTTCTTCAACCGCATGGAAGACGAGCCGGTGGTCAATCTGGTTCCCAATGCGTCGGCGGCGGACTGGCTGGCGGCTCGGGCGCCGCGATTTGAGTGCGCCGATCCTGAGGTGGATGAGATCTACTGGTTCCGATGGTGGGCGCTGCGCAAGCACCTGCGTCTGGATGCCGCCAGCGGGCGGCGTGTCTTCACGGAGTTCATCACGCGTTCGCGCCCGGTCAGCAGTGCGCTCGGGCACCACATCATGGAGGGCCGGTGGCTGAGGGATCCGGCGATATGCGACGAGTACGTGGCGTACTGGCTTCGCGGAAACAAGGGTGGACCGCAGGAGCATTTCCACAAGTTTTCCCAGTGGCTCGCGTTCGCGCTTTTGGAGCGCTGGAAGGTGACCGGCGATACCAGGGGCGTGGTCGATCTGCTGGACGATCTGGTGGCGGACTACCGAGCATGGGAACACGAGCAGATGCGAAACGACGGGCTCTTCTGGCAGTATGATGTTCGCGATGCCATGGAGGAATCCATCAGCGGCGGACGCACGGTGAAGAACGTGCGTCCCACGATCAGCAGCTACATGTACGGCAATGCGACTGGCATTGCCGGCATTGCACGACTGGCGGGGCGGAGCGATGTTGAGGAGGAATTTTCCAGGAAGGCATCCGGACTGCGGGAAAAGATTCTGGCGACGCTCTGGAATCCTGAACTGACGTTCTTTGGTTCTGTGGACGAGAACCTGCATCCGATTCGGGTGCGCGAGGCGATTGGATTCATCCCCTGGTACTTCGCGATTCCGGCGGCCGGACAGGGCTACGAAAGTGCATGGAGCCAGTTTGCTGATACGTCTGGATTTCGAGCTCCCTGGGGACTGATGACGGCGGAGCGGCGGCACCCGGCGTTCCGATCGCACGGGGTGGGTACGTGCGAGTGGGATGGCGCGGTCTGGCCCTTCGCGACATCGCAGACACTCACAGCTCTGGCGAATGTACTCGCTGATGGACGCGATGCCCCCGTGACGCGCCGCGATTACTTTGACGCCTTTGTCACCTACACCCGGAGCCAGCGCCGCGAAGGCAAACCCTACATCGGAGAGTACCAGGACGAGAACACCGGGGCCTGGTTGAAGGGCGCGGATCCGCGCAGCCGGTGGTACAATCATTCGACCTATGCGGATCTGCTGATTTCTGGAATGCTGGGAGTTCGTCCGTCGGAAGCAAATGACCTGATCGTTGCCCCGCTTCTGCCTGAGGGCACCTGGGCCTGGTTCTGCCTGGATGGCGTTCGCGTGCGAGGACGGGACATCACGGTCATCTGGGATCGGGATGGAGGGCACTATGGCAAGGGGACCGGCCTTCAGGTTTGGGTGGACGGAAAGGTCGTTGCGAAGGTGGATCGACTCGAGGCGGTAAAGGTGTCACTTGGCGGATTGCCATGA
- a CDS encoding pectate lyase, protein MKFPLLRIAVWFCVGPGMISTAPLALARQVPPPIVVGKDGKLEYVRSPSGDAVPDYSHAGFKGGGVRFPDVFARVRVAPAPGDDGARIQAAIDYVSALPLDKRGVRGAVQLERGRYEIEGQIQVSASGVVLRGAGAGEHGTTLVATGRGRRTLIKVSGAGRGEKPEPAYSVADAYVPVGSSHIRIKAARGSAEKPGSHLGALARFEPGTRIVIERPSAKEWVHALGMDDSPARQPYSWQVEAFSIAWDRVVLGGSGDLLELDAPLTTAIDARLGGATVSIRAPGGMVENVGVENLRCISEVATDNPKDEDHAWNAIDIRSARDAWVCDVTAEQFSGMAVNVDATAMRITVQDCRALRPVSEDGGYRRMAFHSGGQQVLFLRCQSEHGRNDFTAGYLTAGPVVFLDCEARETRGFSGSIGSWSSGLLFDGVKVDGGALRLDNLETWNQGVGWNAANSMLWGCSASVVICRSPPGASNWAVGVWGQFVGDGAWGLVNEFPRPESLYRAQLSARLGAQAAECLLPRRYIVDEPMPAIEEAVPDLASRPAARAGPPGRPLSLVNGWLVSDGQLLKGNTLTGAWWLGRLEPARAGEFGPAITRFSPGRAGTGLTDDLAALADAMVAKGQVAWRHHYGLWYDRRRIDHQMIRRPDGDVYPPFFEQPFARSGQGVAWDGLSRYDLTRYNPWYFSRLRDFASEARARGLVLVNEMYFQHNILESGAHWVDSPWRPVNNINSTGFTEPPPFTGDTIRMAAEFYDVGNPTRRALHRAFIRQCLANLSEETNVIHTLTAENSGPLSFMQFWLDVVAEWENETGRHPLIALSAPKDVQDAILADGRRAALIDVIDLSYWFRDADGKLFAPDGGTRLAPRQHLRTWKGKRPSAVSVASMVAHYRQAFPGKAVISNLDAVDGWWFLGSGGSLPRLSSPIDPELNAAIVRMRSKGMGILGEQGVGYFVVAGEGGASVDLKEDGGKFRVRRVDAKTGAVSDTGEVVEAGRVARFPGSAGAPWLHWLAR, encoded by the coding sequence ATGAAGTTTCCTCTTTTGCGCATTGCCGTCTGGTTCTGCGTTGGTCCCGGCATGATTTCGACCGCACCCCTGGCGCTGGCGCGACAGGTTCCGCCGCCGATCGTGGTCGGCAAGGATGGAAAGCTGGAATATGTGCGGTCGCCGAGCGGGGATGCGGTGCCCGACTACTCGCATGCGGGGTTCAAGGGTGGCGGCGTTCGTTTTCCCGACGTGTTTGCGCGGGTGCGGGTGGCCCCGGCACCGGGTGACGATGGGGCGCGGATCCAGGCCGCGATCGACTATGTGTCGGCGCTTCCCCTGGACAAGCGAGGTGTGCGTGGGGCGGTGCAATTGGAGCGCGGGCGATATGAGATTGAGGGGCAGATTCAGGTGTCGGCGAGTGGTGTCGTTCTGCGCGGAGCGGGTGCGGGTGAACATGGCACGACGCTGGTCGCGACTGGCAGGGGACGGCGCACGCTCATCAAGGTTTCCGGTGCGGGTCGCGGCGAAAAACCTGAGCCCGCCTATTCGGTGGCCGACGCCTATGTGCCGGTTGGGAGCAGTCACATTCGCATCAAGGCCGCCCGCGGGTCTGCGGAGAAACCCGGTTCGCACTTGGGTGCGCTTGCGCGGTTTGAACCTGGCACGCGCATTGTGATCGAGCGACCGAGCGCGAAGGAATGGGTCCACGCGCTGGGCATGGATGACAGCCCGGCGCGCCAGCCGTATTCATGGCAGGTGGAGGCTTTCAGCATCGCCTGGGATCGAGTCGTGCTCGGTGGCAGTGGCGATTTGCTGGAGCTGGACGCGCCTCTGACGACTGCGATCGACGCGAGACTGGGGGGGGCGACTGTTTCCATCCGGGCGCCTGGTGGAATGGTCGAGAATGTGGGAGTCGAAAATCTCCGCTGCATTTCCGAGGTCGCCACGGACAATCCGAAGGACGAGGATCACGCGTGGAATGCGATCGACATCCGCAGCGCGCGTGATGCCTGGGTGTGCGATGTGACGGCGGAGCAATTCTCCGGCATGGCGGTGAATGTCGACGCGACCGCCATGAGAATCACCGTGCAGGATTGCCGTGCGCTCCGGCCGGTTTCGGAGGACGGCGGCTATCGTCGGATGGCGTTCCATTCCGGCGGCCAGCAGGTGCTGTTTCTGCGCTGTCAGTCAGAGCACGGACGCAACGATTTCACCGCGGGCTACCTGACTGCGGGGCCCGTCGTGTTTCTGGACTGCGAGGCGCGCGAGACCCGCGGATTCAGCGGATCGATTGGAAGCTGGTCGTCGGGACTGCTCTTCGATGGCGTGAAGGTGGATGGTGGAGCCCTGCGCCTGGACAACCTTGAAACCTGGAATCAGGGCGTGGGATGGAATGCCGCGAACTCCATGCTGTGGGGATGCTCGGCGTCGGTTGTGATCTGCCGGTCGCCTCCCGGTGCGTCCAACTGGGCGGTCGGGGTCTGGGGACAGTTTGTCGGCGACGGTGCCTGGGGTCTTGTCAATGAGTTCCCAAGGCCCGAAAGCCTGTACCGCGCGCAGCTTTCCGCCCGTCTTGGCGCGCAGGCTGCCGAGTGCCTGCTGCCGCGTCGCTACATCGTGGATGAACCCATGCCTGCCATCGAGGAGGCGGTGCCGGATCTTGCGTCAAGGCCTGCTGCAAGGGCGGGACCACCGGGCCGGCCGCTGTCGCTCGTGAATGGCTGGCTCGTCAGCGACGGCCAGTTGCTGAAGGGAAACACGCTGACGGGCGCCTGGTGGCTCGGCAGACTTGAACCAGCGCGTGCGGGGGAATTCGGGCCGGCGATCACCCGCTTTTCGCCGGGGCGAGCGGGCACGGGTCTCACGGATGATCTGGCCGCGCTTGCGGATGCGATGGTGGCGAAGGGTCAGGTGGCCTGGCGGCACCACTATGGACTCTGGTACGATCGAAGGCGGATCGATCATCAGATGATCCGCCGGCCGGACGGCGATGTGTATCCACCTTTCTTTGAGCAGCCCTTCGCACGAAGCGGACAGGGCGTCGCGTGGGATGGATTGAGCCGCTACGACCTCACCCGCTACAACCCCTGGTATTTCTCCCGTCTCAGGGATTTCGCCAGTGAGGCGCGCGCGCGCGGACTCGTTCTCGTGAACGAGATGTATTTCCAGCACAACATCCTCGAGTCGGGCGCGCACTGGGTGGATTCGCCCTGGAGGCCGGTGAACAACATCAACTCCACAGGATTCACCGAGCCGCCTCCATTCACGGGCGATACGATCCGCATGGCGGCGGAATTCTATGATGTCGGCAATCCAACCCGGCGCGCCTTGCACCGCGCGTTCATCCGGCAATGTCTGGCAAATCTTTCGGAGGAGACGAATGTCATTCACACGCTGACGGCGGAAAACAGCGGACCGCTTTCGTTCATGCAGTTCTGGCTCGATGTGGTTGCAGAGTGGGAGAATGAAACGGGCCGCCATCCCTTGATAGCGCTCAGTGCGCCGAAGGATGTGCAGGATGCGATTCTTGCGGATGGGCGCCGGGCTGCGCTCATTGACGTCATCGATCTAAGCTACTGGTTCCGGGATGCCGATGGAAAACTGTTCGCGCCCGACGGAGGAACACGCCTGGCGCCGCGGCAGCATCTGCGCACCTGGAAGGGGAAACGGCCATCCGCGGTCTCCGTCGCATCGATGGTGGCGCACTATCGTCAGGCGTTTCCGGGGAAGGCGGTAATTTCAAACCTGGATGCGGTCGATGGTTGGTGGTTTCTCGGTTCAGGCGGATCACTGCCAAGGCTGTCCTCGCCGATCGACCCTGAACTGAACGCCGCGATCGTCCGAATGCGATCGAAGGGCATGGGCATTCTTGGGGAGCAGGGCGTGGGCTATTTTGTCGTGGCGGGAGAAGGTGGCGCCAGCGTTGACTTGAAAGAGGACGGCGGAAAGTTTCGCGTTCGTCGCGTCGATGCGAAGACCGGCGCTGTCAGCGATACCGGCGAGGTGGTTGAAGCGGGGCGCGTTGCAAGATTTCCCGGAAGCGCGGGTGCGCCGTGGCTCCACTGGCTTGCACGATGA
- a CDS encoding exo-alpha-sialidase, which produces MNIRILTCVLSVVVLAGPPLFGARLPKGVKACYFVNDNPPYPESHASTIVEVGKGHLVAAWFGGTKERAPDVGIWVAHFENNRWTQAVEVADGRQSNGPRMPTWNPVLFNPPGGRLVLFYKVGPSPSEWWGMMRTSDDGGRNWSPARQLPDGILGPIKNKPVLLSDGTWLCGSSTEGTPDGWRVHFETTRDRGETWEKTASVDKGPGLDAIQPSILFHADGRLEALCRTKQGNVAMTWSADSGKTWSGLAATELPNPNSGTDAVTLKDGRQLIVYNHSGHRPDEPGKGNRWPLDVAISSDGLLWKHIVTLEAEPMVSGYSYPAVIQTSDGLVHITYTWGRKKIKHVILKPSVLY; this is translated from the coding sequence ATGAACATCCGAATCCTGACATGCGTGTTGTCCGTTGTTGTCCTTGCAGGCCCGCCGCTCTTCGGCGCGCGGCTTCCCAAGGGCGTGAAGGCCTGCTATTTCGTGAATGACAATCCGCCGTATCCGGAGTCGCATGCGTCCACGATTGTCGAAGTGGGGAAGGGACACCTTGTCGCCGCATGGTTCGGAGGCACGAAGGAGCGCGCTCCGGATGTCGGCATCTGGGTGGCTCATTTCGAAAACAACCGGTGGACCCAGGCGGTCGAGGTGGCGGATGGGCGTCAGTCAAACGGACCCCGCATGCCGACTTGGAATCCCGTGCTCTTCAATCCTCCCGGCGGGCGGCTGGTCCTCTTCTACAAAGTGGGACCGTCTCCAAGCGAATGGTGGGGGATGATGCGCACGTCGGATGATGGCGGGCGCAACTGGAGCCCGGCGCGCCAGTTGCCCGATGGCATACTTGGGCCGATCAAAAACAAGCCGGTGCTGTTGTCCGATGGCACCTGGCTGTGCGGTTCGAGCACGGAGGGAACGCCCGATGGATGGCGGGTTCACTTTGAGACGACGCGCGACCGGGGGGAGACCTGGGAAAAGACGGCCTCGGTGGACAAGGGACCGGGACTGGATGCGATCCAGCCCAGCATTCTGTTTCATGCCGATGGCCGGCTCGAGGCGCTGTGCCGGACAAAGCAAGGAAATGTCGCAATGACGTGGTCGGCGGATTCTGGAAAGACGTGGAGTGGACTGGCGGCGACGGAGCTGCCGAATCCCAATTCAGGCACCGATGCGGTGACGCTCAAGGACGGCCGGCAGCTCATCGTGTACAACCACTCCGGCCACCGTCCGGATGAGCCGGGCAAGGGAAACCGCTGGCCTTTGGATGTTGCGATTTCCTCCGACGGACTTCTGTGGAAACACATCGTGACGCTTGAGGCCGAGCCCATGGTCAGCGGCTATTCGTATCCCGCGGTGATCCAGACCTCCGATGGGCTTGTTCACATCACGTACACGTGGGGACGAAAGAAGATCAAACACGTCATCCTCAAGCCCTCGGTCCTGTATTGA
- a CDS encoding response regulator, which produces MNWRNTALLVLILSMAVLAGLVVAGHDLLTPFIQDARSSTFAILIPALGGAALTTAILWFLGERLFARRIRRVRAVVERLGNEKVARELELFPGRDETAELAHATGIMALRLLDERKSAEAAAHARSRFLSTMSHEIRTPLNAVLGYSSLLRSTTLEPKQVEWLDALVTGGETLLSVISNILDYEKAQNGKLDLHPKPVKIRSLILDTVSAMAAFAESKELRLESGMDPRVPEILVIDSIRLRQVLIHLLTNAIKFTRSGSVELTIGSRQAGQQGRIVLDFRVHDTGPGIAADLIPRLFIPFTQGDDSRTRVRGGIGMGLALCARLVNAMGGSLHLESTSEMGTAFAFSVEVEVRANLDTAPAPSTEDPTPAHQSLHVLVAEDNAVNRGLLRTMLGQLGHKVEFAVNGIEAFKRMQNLHVDVVLMDMQMPERDGCEATALYRSWEKTCDRMAPLPIIALTANALASDRKRCLDVGMNGFLNKPILLSDLRAALAKFTHDPTRESPSAL; this is translated from the coding sequence ATGAATTGGCGCAATACGGCACTGCTCGTCCTCATTTTATCGATGGCGGTGTTGGCTGGACTGGTCGTGGCCGGCCACGACCTTCTGACCCCATTCATTCAGGATGCCCGCAGTTCAACCTTTGCAATCCTGATCCCCGCACTGGGTGGAGCGGCTCTCACAACGGCCATCCTTTGGTTCCTCGGTGAACGCCTGTTCGCAAGACGAATTCGAAGGGTTCGCGCCGTTGTGGAGCGGCTTGGAAACGAAAAGGTGGCGCGCGAGCTTGAGCTGTTTCCCGGGCGGGATGAGACCGCCGAACTGGCTCATGCCACGGGCATCATGGCGCTCCGCCTCCTTGATGAACGGAAAAGCGCCGAAGCGGCCGCGCACGCGCGCTCCCGTTTCCTCTCGACCATGAGCCATGAGATCCGGACGCCTTTGAACGCCGTGCTCGGCTACAGCAGTCTGCTTCGTTCAACCACACTCGAGCCGAAGCAGGTCGAATGGCTGGATGCTCTCGTCACGGGCGGTGAAACCCTGCTCAGTGTCATCTCCAACATTCTCGACTACGAAAAGGCCCAGAACGGCAAACTCGACCTGCATCCAAAACCGGTCAAGATTCGTAGTCTGATTCTGGATACGGTCTCCGCGATGGCTGCATTCGCCGAAAGCAAGGAGCTCAGGCTGGAGTCCGGCATGGATCCGCGTGTGCCGGAGATCCTCGTCATCGACTCGATCCGCCTGCGCCAGGTGCTGATCCATCTCCTCACCAATGCGATCAAATTCACCCGCTCCGGCTCCGTGGAGCTGACCATCGGCTCCCGGCAGGCCGGCCAGCAGGGCCGCATCGTCCTTGACTTCCGCGTGCATGACACCGGCCCTGGCATTGCCGCCGACCTGATCCCCCGCCTCTTCATTCCATTCACGCAGGGCGACGATTCACGCACCCGGGTGAGGGGTGGCATCGGCATGGGCCTCGCCCTCTGCGCAAGACTCGTCAACGCCATGGGCGGCAGCCTGCATCTCGAGTCCACATCGGAGATGGGCACCGCATTTGCCTTCTCGGTCGAGGTGGAGGTTCGCGCGAATCTGGACACCGCCCCTGCTCCCTCCACCGAAGACCCGACTCCCGCCCATCAATCCCTGCACGTCCTGGTGGCGGAGGACAACGCAGTCAATCGCGGGCTGCTTCGAACCATGCTCGGGCAGCTCGGCCACAAGGTTGAATTTGCCGTCAACGGCATAGAAGCCTTCAAGCGCATGCAGAATCTCCATGTTGACGTCGTGCTGATGGACATGCAGATGCCCGAGCGCGACGGCTGCGAGGCGACAGCGCTTTATCGAAGCTGGGAGAAAACCTGCGATCGCATGGCTCCGCTTCCAATCATCGCACTGACTGCGAATGCCCTTGCATCAGATCGCAAACGCTGCCTCGACGTCGGCATGAACGGCTTCCTCAACAAGCCGATTCTGCTCTCGGACCTGCGCGCCGCGCTCGCAAAATTCACCCACGACCCGACGCGCGAAAGCCCTTCAGCTCTCTGA
- a CDS encoding polysaccharide lyase has translation MFLLATLLLVTATAHAQYPYISPEIKREADARRAAADAHSDQAFMAAMTEVRAWEKKGKPYLPAAAEPRDLPQASIPAFPGAEGGGMYSFGGRGGRIFVISSLEDSGPGTLREALEAGGPRIIIFNVAGIIRLKSRIRVRAPYVTLAGGTAPGDGVCVAGDTVELETHDVIIRHMRFRRGETWVGDRNDSIGGNPIGNIMIDHVSASWGLDENMSMYRHMYQPPGGGPELKLPTVNITIQNSIFSEGLNTYHHAFGSTIGGLNSTFHRNLWANNTGRNPSVGMYGDFTFVNNVLFNWVHRTIDGGDHRSFFNIINNYLKPGPATPAGKPIAWRLLKPESERSKTVFDHFGKAYVSGNVVEGSSRVTRDNWDGGVQPESRADVASVLPSIRQDQPFPHAPLKILPAREAYEYVLENAGATRPRRDAVDLRVIQGVRTGTVTSRPFSGSREAFKAVRYSDKSIDEMIRLVDLGIITNPSQVGGYPKYQGTPYADADNDGLPDDWEKRSRLNPRDPSDASIDSDGDGYSNIEEFINATDPLAKEH, from the coding sequence ATGTTTCTCCTCGCGACCCTGCTTTTGGTCACTGCAACAGCCCACGCCCAGTATCCCTACATAAGCCCGGAAATCAAGCGCGAGGCCGACGCTCGGCGGGCCGCAGCCGACGCCCACTCCGACCAGGCTTTCATGGCGGCCATGACGGAGGTCCGAGCCTGGGAGAAGAAGGGCAAACCCTACCTGCCGGCCGCGGCCGAGCCCAGGGATCTGCCCCAGGCATCCATCCCGGCCTTTCCCGGCGCAGAAGGCGGCGGCATGTATTCCTTCGGAGGGCGAGGCGGGCGGATCTTCGTGATCTCCAGTCTCGAAGACTCCGGACCCGGCACGCTGCGCGAGGCGCTCGAGGCGGGCGGCCCGCGCATCATCATTTTCAACGTCGCCGGAATCATCCGCCTGAAAAGCCGCATCCGCGTTCGGGCGCCCTATGTCACGCTCGCGGGCGGCACCGCGCCGGGCGACGGCGTGTGCGTCGCCGGCGACACGGTCGAACTGGAGACCCACGACGTCATCATCCGGCACATGCGTTTCCGCCGCGGCGAAACCTGGGTCGGTGATCGCAATGACTCCATCGGCGGGAATCCCATCGGCAACATCATGATCGATCACGTCTCCGCCTCATGGGGGCTCGATGAAAACATGTCGATGTACCGCCACATGTACCAGCCACCCGGCGGAGGTCCTGAGCTCAAGCTCCCCACCGTCAACATCACCATTCAGAACTCGATCTTCAGCGAGGGACTCAACACCTACCACCACGCGTTCGGCAGCACGATCGGTGGACTCAACAGCACGTTTCACCGCAACCTCTGGGCGAACAACACGGGACGCAACCCGAGCGTCGGCATGTACGGCGACTTCACCTTCGTGAACAATGTGCTCTTCAACTGGGTGCACCGCACGATCGACGGCGGGGACCACCGGAGCTTTTTCAACATCATCAACAACTATCTCAAGCCGGGTCCCGCGACCCCAGCCGGCAAGCCCATCGCCTGGCGCCTGCTGAAACCGGAATCGGAGCGGAGCAAGACCGTCTTCGATCATTTCGGAAAGGCCTACGTAAGCGGCAATGTCGTCGAGGGAAGCTCCCGCGTCACCCGCGACAACTGGGACGGCGGCGTGCAGCCCGAGTCGCGCGCGGACGTCGCCAGCGTGTTGCCGTCAATCCGGCAGGACCAGCCGTTTCCGCATGCTCCGCTGAAGATCCTGCCGGCGCGTGAAGCATACGAGTACGTTCTGGAAAACGCCGGCGCCACGCGTCCGCGGCGGGACGCCGTGGATTTGCGCGTAATACAAGGCGTGCGCACCGGAACGGTGACCAGCCGTCCCTTCAGCGGTTCCCGCGAAGCCTTCAAGGCCGTTCGGTACAGCGACAAGTCCATCGACGAGATGATCCGTCTGGTCGATCTCGGCATCATCACCAATCCGTCACAGGTTGGTGGATACCCGAAATACCAGGGAACCCCCTATGCCGATGCCGACAATGACGGACTTCCCGATGATTGGGAAAAGCGGAGCCGGCTCAACCCGAGGGATCCTTCGGATGCTTCAATCGACTCCGATGGCGACGGCTATTCGAACATCGAGGAGTTCATCAACGCCACGGATCCCCTTGCAAAGGAGCATTGA
- a CDS encoding DUF3826 domain-containing protein — protein sequence MRHRTCIAAGVMLAACAFIHASPNGAPSSAPLPSQIKRAEKIVQSLSLHESAIKEAATAAIAGQYAALSSIQAARDAAIKEAKLLRSTDKAASEAAIHAAQTRALDEQRTLHAHFLSILASALKPDQIDKVKDGMTYGVLPLTYRVYQEMIPGLTAEQKSRILAWLTEARELAMDGGSSEEKHAIFGRYKGRINNYLSAAGVDMKKAEQEMMERKKAASAP from the coding sequence ATGAGGCACCGCACCTGCATCGCCGCCGGAGTCATGCTTGCGGCGTGTGCATTCATCCATGCATCGCCGAACGGTGCGCCTTCGTCCGCACCTCTTCCATCGCAGATCAAGCGCGCGGAGAAGATTGTGCAGTCACTTTCACTGCACGAGTCAGCCATCAAAGAAGCGGCGACAGCAGCAATTGCCGGCCAATATGCCGCGCTGAGCTCGATTCAGGCGGCCCGTGATGCCGCGATCAAGGAGGCGAAACTGCTTAGGTCGACCGACAAGGCCGCGTCGGAGGCGGCAATCCATGCGGCACAGACCCGTGCACTCGATGAACAGCGGACACTGCATGCGCACTTTCTATCCATCCTTGCCAGTGCTCTGAAGCCCGACCAGATCGACAAGGTCAAGGACGGCATGACGTACGGAGTCCTTCCGCTCACCTACCGCGTGTATCAGGAGATGATTCCCGGCCTGACTGCTGAACAGAAGTCCCGGATCCTCGCCTGGCTCACCGAGGCCCGCGAACTGGCGATGGACGGCGGGAGCTCGGAGGAGAAGCACGCGATTTTTGGCAGATACAAGGGCCGCATCAACAACTACCTCTCCGCAGCCGGCGTCGACATGAAGAAAGCCGAGCAGGAGATGATGGAACGAAAAAAGGCTGCTTCGGCGCCGTAA